In one Sporomusa sphaeroides DSM 2875 genomic region, the following are encoded:
- the cydD gene encoding thiol reductant ABC exporter subunit CydD, which yields MIDRQLGREAGKKRRLLAAVIGLGAGGGLLAITQAYYLTQVIDRLFLSKQELASVAGLLWLLTAIILVRAIVTYLEGVLSFKLAATIKTGLRQRLVSHLLGLGPVTLAQQPAGELINIAGEGVEQLEAYFAKYLPQLVKAACIPVCILLVVWPLDLTSALLLLVTAPMIPVFMLLIGKLAEKQNRRQWETLNSLSAHFLDVLSGLMTLKLFGRSIEQASIIARVSKEFRDATLNVLKVAFLSALALELVATISTALVAVTVGLRLLYGEIEFSQAFFVLLLAPEYYLPLRLLGTQFHAGMAGKAAAADIFRLLRLSGSQAAGGSAPLPRQQQIALAFRDVYAEYQPGGRQALRGISFSLDAGQHLAIVGPSGAGKSTVAALLLNFITPAAGDIVVNGKLLQGLSSDDWLRQVAFVPQRPHLFQGSVADNIRLAQPDAALAEIIRAAKAAGAHDFIERLPAGYDTLIGEGGQGLSGGECQRLAIARALLQDAPLVILDEAARGLDVHSQAVLDKALARLLAGRTAIIIAHRLSTVRQADKVIVLADGQISETGTHAELLARPGLYWQLVGASKGGYDV from the coding sequence TTGATCGACAGGCAGTTAGGCCGGGAAGCAGGAAAAAAGCGCCGCCTGTTAGCCGCAGTAATTGGTTTGGGTGCCGGTGGCGGGCTGCTGGCAATTACTCAGGCCTATTATCTCACCCAGGTGATTGACAGGCTGTTTCTGAGTAAACAGGAACTGGCGTCTGTAGCCGGTCTGTTATGGCTTTTAACCGCCATAATACTGGTGCGCGCCATTGTTACGTATCTGGAAGGTGTGTTGTCCTTTAAGCTGGCGGCAACCATTAAGACCGGCCTGCGGCAGCGGTTGGTGAGCCATTTGCTGGGCCTTGGGCCGGTGACGCTGGCACAGCAGCCGGCCGGCGAACTTATTAATATTGCCGGTGAAGGCGTAGAGCAGCTGGAAGCCTATTTTGCCAAGTATTTGCCCCAGTTGGTTAAAGCCGCGTGTATTCCGGTGTGCATCCTGCTGGTGGTGTGGCCGCTGGATCTGACCTCAGCCCTGCTTTTGCTGGTGACAGCACCCATGATACCTGTATTTATGCTGCTTATTGGCAAGCTGGCAGAAAAGCAGAATCGCAGGCAGTGGGAGACATTAAACAGTTTGAGCGCTCATTTCCTGGATGTTCTGTCCGGCCTGATGACACTCAAGCTGTTTGGCCGCAGCATTGAACAGGCAAGCATCATTGCCCGGGTAAGTAAAGAGTTTCGCGATGCTACCCTGAATGTGCTTAAAGTGGCGTTTTTGTCAGCGCTGGCACTGGAACTGGTGGCTACTATCAGTACAGCACTGGTGGCGGTAACGGTGGGGCTCCGGCTGCTCTACGGTGAGATCGAATTCTCCCAGGCTTTCTTTGTACTGCTGTTAGCACCTGAATATTATCTGCCGCTTCGGCTGCTGGGAACTCAGTTTCACGCCGGAATGGCGGGAAAGGCAGCGGCAGCAGATATTTTCCGGCTGCTGCGCTTAAGCGGCAGCCAGGCGGCAGGCGGGTCGGCTCCTTTGCCAAGACAGCAGCAGATTGCGCTTGCCTTTCGGGATGTATATGCCGAGTATCAACCGGGCGGTCGGCAGGCTTTGCGCGGGATATCGTTTAGCCTGGACGCCGGACAGCATTTGGCGATAGTCGGCCCGAGCGGTGCCGGGAAAAGTACGGTGGCTGCCCTGTTGCTTAATTTTATCACGCCTGCCGCGGGAGACATCGTGGTAAATGGGAAGTTGCTCCAGGGGCTCAGTTCAGACGATTGGCTGCGCCAGGTTGCTTTTGTGCCGCAGCGTCCGCATTTATTTCAGGGATCTGTTGCCGATAATATCCGCCTTGCCCAGCCTGACGCAGCGCTTGCTGAGATTATCAGGGCGGCCAAAGCAGCCGGCGCACATGATTTTATTGAGCGGCTGCCTGCCGGGTATGACACGTTGATCGGCGAAGGCGGTCAAGGCCTCAGCGGCGGCGAATGTCAGCGGCTGGCTATTGCCAGAGCCTTATTGCAGGACGCACCGCTGGTTATTTTGGATGAGGCGGCACGCGGGCTGGATGTTCACTCACAGGCGGTGCTGGATAAGGCCCTGGCAAGGCTGCTGGCAGGACGCACCGCCATAATTATTGCCCACAGGCTAAGTACGGTGCGCCAAGCCGACAAAGTTATTGTGCTGGCAGACGGCCAAATCAGCGAGACCGGTACCCATGCCGAGCTATTAGCCCGACCGGGGCTGTACTGGCAGCTGGTAGGGGCTTCTAAGGGAGGGTATGATGTATAA
- a CDS encoding GNAT family N-acetyltransferase, whose protein sequence is MCLRTVWESDLELIYRLMTDVSEKGEYWLMDIPAEPAFRRGFVERGFWHDSFGRMVIQNNAGNMVGEIIYFRNADYRAGYELGYQIFKREDRGKGYMSEALALFSAFLFESKPIPRLQVTVVAGNEASRSVAERCGYRYEGTLRQAAFLAGKYVDLEILGLLREDCPPLSV, encoded by the coding sequence GTGTGTCTCAGGACAGTATGGGAATCAGACCTGGAGTTAATTTATCGATTAATGACCGATGTATCGGAAAAAGGTGAATACTGGCTGATGGATATTCCGGCTGAACCGGCTTTTCGCCGGGGTTTTGTGGAACGCGGCTTTTGGCATGATAGTTTTGGCCGGATGGTCATTCAAAATAACGCAGGTAATATGGTCGGTGAAATTATTTATTTTAGAAATGCCGATTACCGGGCCGGTTATGAACTCGGTTATCAAATCTTCAAGCGTGAAGACCGGGGCAAAGGGTATATGTCAGAAGCCTTGGCACTGTTCTCGGCTTTCTTGTTTGAATCAAAGCCCATTCCCCGTCTGCAAGTGACTGTGGTAGCCGGCAATGAAGCCAGCCGCAGTGTAGCCGAACGTTGTGGCTACCGTTATGAAGGAACACTGCGCCAGGCAGCTTTTTTGGCAGGTAAGTATGTTGATCTGGAAATACTGGGACTGCTCAGGGAGGATTGCCCGCCCCTGTCGGTGTAG
- a CDS encoding PhzF family phenazine biosynthesis protein, whose amino-acid sequence MKVIPIYYVDAFTKECFTGNPAAVCVLTESIEDKYMQLIAKETNLSETAFVQPLAGQAVHQANRYSLRWFTPKCEVDLCGHATIATSKILFNRLGINGEQIIYETKSGRLTARKTDQGISLDFPIDDFSPVAVPAAIIEAMGIESYENAIIGNNTKKLVICVKTKSDVLKLTPDFEKMKNIEFAMTVKGVGVTCSGDEDYDCISRYFNPWAGINEDPVTGSVHTVLAAYWSKLLKKSELRAYQASDRGGEMVLRILTGNRVELIGQAVVVLKGELYI is encoded by the coding sequence ATGAAAGTAATACCCATATATTATGTAGATGCGTTTACCAAGGAATGTTTTACAGGAAATCCGGCGGCAGTATGTGTCTTAACAGAGAGCATTGAAGATAAATACATGCAGCTAATTGCCAAAGAAACAAATTTATCTGAGACAGCCTTTGTTCAACCGCTTGCAGGCCAGGCGGTACATCAGGCAAACAGGTATTCACTACGGTGGTTTACGCCAAAATGTGAAGTGGATCTATGCGGCCATGCAACCATTGCAACATCAAAAATACTGTTTAACCGCCTGGGGATTAACGGGGAACAAATTATTTATGAAACCAAAAGCGGCAGACTCACTGCGCGCAAGACCGATCAGGGAATCAGTCTGGATTTTCCCATAGATGATTTTTCTCCTGTTGCTGTGCCGGCAGCTATTATCGAGGCAATGGGTATCGAAAGCTATGAAAATGCTATAATCGGCAACAACACTAAGAAACTGGTTATCTGTGTAAAGACAAAAAGTGATGTACTAAAACTGACGCCAGACTTTGAAAAAATGAAGAACATAGAATTTGCCATGACGGTAAAAGGCGTTGGTGTTACCTGCAGCGGCGATGAAGACTATGATTGTATATCCAGATACTTTAATCCCTGGGCAGGAATTAATGAAGACCCGGTTACAGGTTCGGTTCATACGGTGCTGGCAGCCTACTGGAGTAAGCTGCTGAAGAAAAGTGAACTCAGGGCCTACCAGGCTTCCGACAGAGGCGGCGAGATGGTACTCAGAATATTGACAGGAAACAGAGTGGAGCTAATTGGCCAGGCCGTAGTTGTATTAAAGGGTGAATTGTACATATAA
- a CDS encoding H-type small acid-soluble spore protein, with translation MNASRAEQILKSPDTIGVKYRNNYVWIENVDKGRNTAYVTYLEKHNTVHVDIDQLEETGPMPQH, from the coding sequence ATGAATGCGTCACGCGCCGAACAAATTCTCAAGTCGCCGGATACGATTGGCGTAAAGTACCGGAATAACTATGTCTGGATCGAAAATGTTGATAAAGGCCGGAATACGGCTTATGTAACTTATCTTGAGAAACACAATACCGTGCATGTGGATATTGACCAGTTGGAAGAAACCGGACCTATGCCCCAGCACTAA
- a CDS encoding helix-turn-helix domain-containing protein: MRYEIGPRIRKYREAQNLSQKELAKLIGVSNSRISNWEQGINRPDVDILASICEALKVSPSELLDIRLKPEDMNEHERKVIMAYRTKVNLRQAVDILLGIDNDGVN; this comes from the coding sequence GTGAGATATGAAATCGGTCCAAGAATCCGCAAATATAGAGAAGCCCAAAACCTGAGCCAAAAAGAGCTGGCCAAGCTGATTGGCGTCAGCAACAGCAGGATATCAAATTGGGAACAGGGCATTAATCGCCCTGATGTGGACATACTTGCGTCCATATGTGAAGCGTTGAAGGTTTCTCCATCCGAATTGCTTGATATTCGTCTAAAGCCGGAAGATATGAATGAGCATGAAAGGAAAGTCATCATGGCGTATCGCACCAAGGTTAATTTGCGGCAAGCAGTTGATATTCTGCTTGGTATTGATAACGATGGCGTCAACTGA